A single window of Acidobacteriota bacterium DNA harbors:
- a CDS encoding ATP-dependent Clp protease proteolytic subunit yields the protein MTNPTSSYYPPTVIEQTPRGERAYDIYSRLLKDNIIFIGTPIDDTVANLVVAQLLFLQSEDPDREISLYINSPGGSVTAGLAIYDTMQFVRCPVSTFCVGQCASMAAVLLAAGSKGRRFALPNSRILIHQPHAGGISGQASDIKIAAEEIIRMRQRLNEILAEHTGNPLDQIEKDVDRDRIMSAMQAKEYGIVDLVIKQRE from the coding sequence ATGACTAATCCAACTTCCAGTTACTATCCACCAACGGTTATTGAGCAAACGCCGCGCGGCGAACGCGCTTATGACATTTACTCGCGCTTGCTTAAAGACAACATTATTTTCATTGGAACGCCGATTGATGACACGGTCGCGAATCTGGTTGTCGCTCAATTGTTGTTCCTTCAATCCGAAGATCCGGATCGGGAAATTTCGCTTTATATCAATTCGCCAGGCGGATCAGTCACTGCTGGTTTGGCGATTTACGATACGATGCAGTTCGTGCGTTGCCCTGTTTCAACGTTTTGCGTTGGACAATGCGCTTCGATGGCGGCTGTCTTGTTGGCTGCAGGGTCAAAAGGTCGGCGATTTGCGTTGCCGAATTCACGTATTCTGATCCACCAGCCGCATGCTGGCGGCATTTCCGGACAAGCGAGCGATATCAAAATCGCAGCCGAAGAAATTATCCGGATGCGTCAGCGGTTAAATGAGATATTGGCCGAACACACTGGTAACCCGCTTGACCAGATAGAAAAGGATGTTGATCGCGATCGCATTATGAGTGCAATGCAGGCGAAGGAATACGGAATTGTTGATCTGGTTATCAAACAGCGCGAATAG